One region of Juglans regia cultivar Chandler chromosome 4, Walnut 2.0, whole genome shotgun sequence genomic DNA includes:
- the LOC118348162 gene encoding glutathione S-transferase T3-like, producing MDSGEHGNMFFASLLTQEPELDHIYVGQGEQHPVTLDDSPPPPQVDPPPSQRKSARGANFTPEEDKLLVSAWLNSSIDAIQGTDQKHAQLWEKVSQYFNDYKESTNERSVGSLIHRWSAIQKATNKFCAKLAQVEGLNQSGMTEQDKFDKAKVMYQSLEKTTFQFEHCWHLLKDQPKWNQCCTKDGTKRRSTMSPTYSRTSAVATNSPIDSVGGTEGENMETNDVIDLDRPIGRKAEKGKRKAQGRASEELVELSKKRYTLLEESRAQEKEFFRLKAEKMAYEREMEENKSRQEDERLRLEAEKLEIARLEREERIMLLDVSTLNEVQQVYFQQLQREILARRTASSD from the exons aTGGACTCAGGAGAGCATGGAAATATGTTCTTCGCTAGCCTCCTGACTCAGGAGCCTGAACTTGaccacatttatgttggtcaagGTGAACAACATCCAGTGACTTTGGATGACTCTCCACCCCCGCCCCAAGTAGATCCTCCCCCCTCTCAAAGAAAATCAGCCAGGGGTGCAAACTTCACCCCCgaagaagacaagttacttgtctccgCATGGCTGAATAGTAGCATTGATGCCATCCAAGGAACGGACCAAAAACACGCCCAACTTTGGGAAAAAGTTAGTCAATACTTCAATGAttataaagaaagtacaaatGAGCGAAGTGTTGGGTCCTTAATACATCGGTGGTCTGCCATTCAAAAGGCGACGAACAAATTTTGTGCTAAACTCGCCCAAGTTGAAGGGCtgaatcaaagtggcatgactgagcaagacaag TTTGACAAAGCGAAGGTCATGTACCAATCGCTTGAGAAAACAACCTTTCagttcgagcattgttggcaTCTATTGAAAGACCAGCCGAAATGGAATCAATGTTGCACAAAGGACGGGACAAAGCGAAGGTCGACAATGTCCCCTACATATTCGCGTACATCAGCAGTGGCAACTAATTCACCCATTGATTCAGTGGGTGGTACAGAGGGCGAGAATATGGAAACTAATGATGTCATCGATTTGGATAGGCCAATAGGAAGAAAAGCTGAGAAAGGAAAACGTAAGGCCCAAGGCAGAGCCTCAGAAGAGCTTGTGGAGCTCAGCAAGAAAAGGTATACTCTCCTAGAGGAGTCACGTGCTCAGGAGAAAGAATTTTTCCGACTCAAGGCGGAGAAGATGGCATATGAACGAGAAATGGAGGAAAATAAAAGTAGACAAGAGGATGAGAGATTGAGGTTGGAGGCGGAGAAACTGGAAATCGCCCGGTTGGAGAGAGAGGAGCGCATAATGTTGCTCGATGTGAGTACGTTAAATGAAGTTCAGCAAGTATATTTCCAGCAACTTCAAAGAGAGATATTGGCGCGACGCACTGCATCCTCAGattaa